One Agrobacterium vaccinii DNA window includes the following coding sequences:
- a CDS encoding bifunctional [glutamine synthetase] adenylyltransferase/[glutamine synthetase]-adenylyl-L-tyrosine phosphorylase, whose amino-acid sequence MQNAATVERRLEDVQSGVIRPYTQTELKSVLSTLKDIGKSEPDVAALLASDRPLKDFVAQALSLSPYLRDAAVADEGLLTLAISGPLDATLARLVEDARNCWRPDDEGALPSEAEVMTQLRIAKRRLSFIAALADLARVFVARDTTRWLSDMADASLAAAIDHLLLANHHSGKLTLKNLDAPSEGSGLIVLGMGKLGAQELNYSSDIDAVVFFEPSSGIIPDPLDALEIFGRMMRRLIRIMQERTADGYVFRTDLRLRPDPGSTPLAIPVEAALTYYEGRGQNWERAAYIKARPVAGDIKAGESFLRELTPFVFRKYLDYAAIADIHSIKRQIHAHKGHGAIAVKGHNVKLGRGGIREIEFFAQTQQLIAGGRMAPLRVRSTQEALAALTEAKWIDASTRDKLTDAYWFLREVEHRIQMVRDEQTHILPDTEAELKRIAFMLGFADTKAFSEKLETVLRLVERKYSALFEQETKLSGESGNLVFTGQKDDPDTLKTLARLGFERPESMSGVIRTWHNGRYRATQSVEARERLTELTPELLQAFGKSKRADEALLRFDNFLSGLPAGIQLFSLLGNNPALLSLLVTIMSSAPRLAEIIAARPHVFDGMLDPALMTEIPTREYLGQRMQGFLAPARHYEDILDRLRIFAAEQRFLIGVRLLTGAIRGEVAARAFTYLADLVIEAAVKAVMAEMEAAHGRYPGGRVAIVGMGKLGSFELTAGSDVDLILLYDYDDAASESDGAKPLDAVRYFTRITQRLISALSAPTAEGVLYEVDMRLRPSGNKGPVATRISTFEKYQREEAWTWEHLALSRARLICGDASLIEDAERIIASVLSQTRDVAKIAADVAEMRKLIGEEKPPANGWDFKLIPGGLVDLEFIAQYLTLVAPAKDLPPHVSGESTADVWKRVAAGAMEPQTYDDCMAALNLFTELSQIIRLCIDSDFEPKQAPAGLIDLVCRAGDCPDIGTLEGEVKRLSKTVRKAFSAVVAAKD is encoded by the coding sequence TTGCAAAATGCCGCAACCGTCGAAAGACGGCTTGAAGACGTGCAGTCGGGGGTGATCCGCCCTTATACACAGACGGAGCTGAAATCCGTTCTCTCTACTTTGAAGGATATCGGCAAAAGCGAGCCGGATGTCGCGGCGCTTCTGGCGAGCGACAGGCCGCTCAAGGATTTCGTCGCGCAGGCATTGTCATTGTCTCCCTATCTGCGGGACGCTGCGGTGGCCGATGAGGGGTTGCTGACGCTGGCCATATCTGGACCGCTGGATGCAACACTCGCGCGTTTGGTCGAGGATGCCCGCAATTGCTGGCGACCTGATGATGAGGGCGCCCTGCCGAGCGAGGCCGAGGTGATGACCCAGCTGCGGATTGCCAAACGACGACTGTCCTTTATAGCGGCACTTGCCGATCTGGCGCGGGTCTTCGTGGCAAGAGATACGACCCGATGGTTGAGCGATATGGCCGACGCCAGTCTGGCGGCGGCTATCGATCACTTGCTTCTGGCCAACCACCACAGCGGCAAGCTGACGCTGAAGAATCTGGATGCGCCGAGTGAGGGCTCTGGCCTGATCGTGCTGGGCATGGGCAAGCTGGGTGCGCAGGAGCTGAATTATTCCTCCGATATCGATGCCGTTGTATTCTTCGAGCCATCCTCCGGCATCATCCCCGACCCGCTGGATGCGTTGGAAATCTTTGGACGCATGATGCGCCGCCTGATCCGTATCATGCAGGAGCGGACGGCGGATGGTTATGTCTTCAGAACCGACCTGCGGCTTCGTCCGGACCCCGGCTCGACGCCGCTGGCCATACCCGTCGAGGCGGCGCTGACCTATTATGAGGGCAGGGGGCAGAACTGGGAGCGTGCGGCCTATATCAAGGCGCGGCCGGTGGCAGGGGACATCAAGGCGGGTGAAAGCTTCCTGCGGGAACTGACGCCCTTCGTGTTTCGCAAGTATCTGGATTATGCGGCGATTGCCGATATCCACTCCATCAAGCGGCAGATACATGCGCATAAGGGCCATGGCGCGATTGCGGTGAAGGGGCACAATGTGAAGCTCGGTCGCGGTGGTATTCGTGAGATCGAATTCTTCGCGCAGACGCAGCAGTTGATTGCGGGCGGGCGGATGGCACCGCTGCGGGTGCGCTCGACGCAGGAAGCATTGGCGGCGCTGACGGAGGCGAAGTGGATCGATGCCAGCACGCGCGACAAGCTGACGGATGCCTACTGGTTTCTGCGCGAGGTGGAACACCGCATCCAGATGGTGCGCGACGAGCAGACGCATATTCTGCCCGATACCGAGGCGGAGCTGAAACGCATCGCCTTCATGCTGGGCTTTGCCGATACCAAGGCGTTTTCCGAAAAGCTGGAAACGGTGCTGCGGTTGGTGGAGCGGAAATATTCGGCGCTGTTCGAGCAGGAAACCAAACTTTCGGGCGAAAGCGGCAATCTGGTCTTTACCGGCCAGAAGGATGACCCTGATACGCTGAAGACGCTGGCAAGGCTTGGCTTCGAGCGCCCCGAATCCATGTCGGGCGTCATCCGCACATGGCACAATGGGCGTTACCGCGCCACGCAATCCGTCGAGGCGCGGGAGCGATTGACGGAGCTGACGCCGGAGCTATTGCAGGCTTTCGGCAAGAGCAAGCGGGCCGATGAGGCGTTATTGCGGTTCGACAATTTCCTGTCCGGTCTGCCTGCCGGTATTCAGCTTTTTTCGCTGCTGGGCAACAATCCGGCGCTTCTCTCGCTGCTGGTGACGATCATGTCGTCTGCGCCTCGACTGGCAGAAATTATCGCTGCGCGCCCGCATGTGTTCGATGGCATGCTGGACCCGGCGCTGATGACGGAAATCCCGACACGCGAGTATCTCGGCCAGCGCATGCAGGGCTTTTTGGCACCGGCGCGGCACTATGAAGACATTCTCGACCGGCTGCGAATCTTTGCTGCCGAACAGCGCTTCCTGATCGGTGTGCGGCTGCTGACGGGTGCCATCAGGGGAGAGGTTGCCGCGCGGGCCTTCACCTACCTTGCCGATCTGGTGATCGAAGCTGCGGTGAAGGCTGTGATGGCTGAGATGGAAGCTGCACATGGCAGATATCCTGGCGGTCGTGTCGCGATCGTCGGCATGGGCAAGCTTGGCTCGTTCGAGCTAACGGCGGGCTCAGATGTCGATCTGATTCTGCTGTATGATTATGACGATGCGGCGTCCGAATCCGATGGGGCGAAGCCGCTGGATGCGGTCCGATATTTCACCCGCATAACGCAAAGGCTGATTTCGGCTCTCTCAGCGCCGACTGCGGAAGGTGTGCTCTACGAAGTCGATATGCGGCTGCGGCCTTCCGGCAACAAGGGGCCGGTGGCGACGCGCATTTCCACCTTCGAGAAGTACCAGCGCGAGGAGGCATGGACATGGGAGCACCTGGCGCTGTCCCGCGCACGGTTGATCTGCGGCGATGCCTCGCTGATTGAGGATGCCGAACGCATCATTGCATCCGTTCTCTCGCAGACGCGGGATGTGGCGAAGATTGCGGCTGACGTGGCCGAGATGCGCAAGCTGATCGGCGAGGAAAAGCCGCCTGCCAATGGTTGGGATTTCAAGCTGATACCCGGCGGTCTGGTCGATCTGGAGTTCATCGCGCAATATCTGACGCTGGTTGCGCCCGCAAAGGACCTGCCGCCGCATGTGTCCGGGGAAAGCACGGCAGATGTTTGGAAACGCGTCGCGGCAGGCGCGATGGAGCCGCAGACCTATGACGACTGCATGGCTGCGCTCAATCTTTTTACTGAACTTTCCCAGATCATCCGCCTGTGCATCGACAGCGATTTCGAACCGAAGCAAGCGCCTGCCGGGCTGATCGACCTCGTCTGCCGTGCCGGTGATTGCCCTGATATCGGCACGCTGGAAGGTGAGGTGAAGCGGTTGTCGAAAACTGTGCGGAAGGCGTTTTCTGCGGTTGTGGCGGCAAAGGACTAA
- a CDS encoding VOC family protein: MIGYTMVGTTDLDRAVLFYDPIFTEMGLKQCYKDEQVAFWGDKSDVNAPRFATGYPFDGGTAGVGNGTMTAFVIDGSDTIDRLHGLAMANGGSDEGAPGLRPDYGEGFYAAYVRDPDGNKIAFVCYDVNKSG, encoded by the coding sequence ATGATTGGATACACCATGGTTGGCACGACGGATCTGGACCGTGCTGTGCTGTTCTACGATCCGATTTTTACAGAGATGGGACTGAAGCAGTGCTACAAAGACGAGCAGGTTGCATTCTGGGGTGACAAGAGCGATGTCAACGCGCCACGTTTTGCAACGGGTTATCCCTTCGATGGTGGCACGGCTGGTGTTGGCAACGGCACGATGACGGCGTTCGTGATCGATGGTTCCGATACGATCGATCGGCTGCACGGACTTGCCATGGCAAATGGCGGATCGGATGAGGGTGCGCCGGGCCTGCGCCCGGATTACGGCGAAGGCTTTTACGCCGCCTATGTCCGCGATCCCGATGGCAACAAGATCGCATTCGTTTGCTACGACGTTAACAAGAGCGGCTGA
- a CDS encoding metallophosphoesterase has product MFHLIFGLPWLLVVIRFIQPLPWILSVKVSLAILLLIGSQYLLFNRLSSGSVFSPEFPRVLVIAFNVVMGTVILLAFFQIALDLVSLVLLPFKGHFPRAPVGLRYAMGIVAFGMAGLGVSQAIRVPPLKDIEIQIKGLPAAFDGYQMVQLTDLHISRLFSTGWAEKVVAKTNALNADLIVITGDLIDGNIQSRRGDIAPLANLKAKDGVYTIPGNHEYFFGYEDWMKYYEGLNMKTLANGHAIIERGGAKIVIAGVTDLSSSRTGAPPPDIAAALNGAPEIAPVILLDHQPKEAARNAAAGVAVQLSGHTHGGMVLGLKNLVARANNGLVSGFYQIGGMQLYVNNGTALWPGFAIRLGVPSELTRITLRRAG; this is encoded by the coding sequence ATGTTTCATCTGATCTTCGGACTGCCGTGGCTGCTAGTGGTGATACGCTTCATCCAGCCGCTTCCCTGGATTTTGTCCGTCAAGGTGTCGCTTGCGATCCTTCTTCTCATCGGGTCTCAATATCTGCTGTTCAACCGTCTTTCGTCCGGTTCGGTGTTTTCCCCTGAGTTCCCGAGGGTGCTGGTCATCGCCTTCAACGTTGTGATGGGCACGGTCATCCTGCTTGCATTCTTTCAGATTGCGCTAGATCTGGTCTCGTTGGTCCTGCTTCCATTCAAGGGCCATTTTCCACGAGCGCCGGTGGGCCTGCGATACGCCATGGGTATCGTCGCTTTCGGCATGGCGGGTTTGGGCGTCAGTCAGGCCATTCGCGTTCCACCGCTCAAAGATATCGAGATACAGATAAAAGGCCTGCCAGCAGCCTTCGACGGCTACCAGATGGTGCAACTGACAGACCTGCACATCAGCCGACTGTTTTCCACAGGCTGGGCCGAAAAGGTGGTGGCCAAGACGAATGCGCTGAACGCCGATCTCATCGTCATCACGGGTGACCTGATTGATGGCAATATTCAGAGCCGTCGGGGTGATATCGCGCCACTTGCCAATCTCAAGGCAAAGGACGGCGTCTACACCATTCCGGGCAACCACGAATACTTCTTTGGCTACGAAGACTGGATGAAGTATTACGAGGGGCTGAACATGAAGACGCTGGCCAACGGCCATGCGATCATCGAGCGGGGCGGGGCGAAAATCGTTATCGCTGGAGTGACCGATCTGTCGTCATCGAGAACCGGCGCTCCCCCTCCCGATATCGCGGCGGCGCTGAATGGCGCGCCGGAGATTGCGCCGGTGATCTTGCTGGATCACCAGCCAAAGGAGGCGGCGCGCAACGCGGCTGCGGGCGTTGCCGTGCAGCTTTCCGGCCACACGCATGGTGGCATGGTTCTGGGTCTCAAAAACCTCGTCGCGCGCGCCAATAACGGCCTCGTATCTGGTTTCTATCAGATCGGTGGCATGCAGCTCTACGTCAACAACGGCACGGCGCTTTGGCCAGGATTTGCGATACGCCTGGGAGTTCCGTCGGAGCTCACGCGGATCACGTTGCGCCGTGCGGGGTGA
- a CDS encoding PAS domain-containing sensor histidine kinase, whose translation MTNVRRATAGDERPYAKFADIAAWGEKLSGYLTAFATVPRSSLQLPQLEVLLKRLIPVLILAFLVVVAASRMVGIVAESGRMEASARQATALSALAAKASLNGAESLFMTQDQGAAEARMRTAFPVGSLDDDTLLLVAGNDGRIFGGIGKHAGLYLGTSLTNLLPEIAIVRRFPGAPGTIETNIEGTAHYATMLPLGMDGGMIIAARSLQPIRSFWRSEVAMNVTLFTGISAILLVILYAYYMQVKRARTADEIFVESNLRVETALSRGRCGLWDFDLSNRRMFWSTSLYEILGLPPRTEPLSFSDAARMMHSEDGNLYELARSVGCGDLRQIDQIFRMRHAHGHYVWLRARAQVIRTSNGPRVIGIAMDVTEQHRLAQRYAEADQRLADAIESTSEAFVLWDKNDRLVMCNAHFQQAYGLPDSVLVAGTERSVVNAAACRPVVERRVADPDQSGLSRTTEVQLADARWLQINERRTRDGGLVSVGTNITLLKRHEERLRDSEKRLMATIGDLSASRHKLERQKTELSNANANYQAEKERAEAANTAKSEFLANMSHELRTPLNAILGFSEILLAEMFGPVGSSKYSEYARDIHDSGKHLLNVINDILDMSKIEAGHMRINREKVDLAPLVEETLRLTAIQAAQKNIAIQQRVCRDMHMTGDRRAMKQIMLNLLSNAVKFTGDGGRVELRTHIHQKGLMLTIADTGIGIPSANINRIGQPFEQVQSQYAKSQGGSGLGLAISRSLVKLHGGTMKIRSCVGKGTVVTLFIPNTETA comes from the coding sequence ATGACGAACGTGCGGCGGGCGACCGCGGGCGATGAACGCCCGTATGCCAAATTTGCTGACATAGCTGCATGGGGCGAAAAGCTTTCTGGATATCTGACGGCATTTGCCACAGTGCCCAGAAGCAGTCTTCAGTTACCACAATTGGAAGTGCTGCTAAAGCGGCTCATACCGGTTCTCATTCTGGCCTTTCTGGTCGTCGTGGCAGCCTCGCGCATGGTCGGCATCGTCGCGGAATCTGGCCGCATGGAAGCATCCGCACGGCAAGCCACCGCCCTCTCCGCTCTGGCAGCCAAGGCATCGCTCAACGGCGCTGAATCGCTGTTCATGACGCAGGATCAAGGGGCTGCAGAAGCGCGGATGCGCACCGCTTTCCCCGTCGGCAGCCTCGATGACGACACGCTGCTGCTGGTCGCGGGCAATGATGGCCGTATCTTCGGCGGCATCGGCAAACATGCAGGGCTTTACCTTGGCACATCGCTGACCAATCTCCTGCCGGAAATCGCCATTGTCAGACGTTTCCCAGGCGCTCCAGGCACCATTGAGACCAATATCGAAGGCACGGCCCACTACGCAACGATGCTGCCCCTCGGCATGGATGGCGGCATGATCATCGCAGCGCGTTCGCTGCAACCGATCCGCTCGTTCTGGCGCAGCGAAGTGGCGATGAACGTCACGCTATTTACCGGCATCTCGGCCATTCTGCTGGTCATTCTCTACGCCTATTACATGCAGGTGAAGCGCGCTCGCACGGCAGATGAAATCTTCGTCGAATCCAACCTGCGCGTCGAGACGGCTCTGTCTCGCGGACGCTGCGGCCTCTGGGATTTCGATCTGTCGAACCGTCGCATGTTCTGGTCCACCTCGCTCTACGAAATTCTCGGCCTTCCTCCTAGAACCGAACCGCTGTCGTTCAGCGATGCCGCCCGCATGATGCATTCGGAAGATGGCAACCTCTACGAACTCGCCCGTTCCGTCGGCTGTGGCGACCTGCGCCAGATCGACCAGATTTTCCGCATGCGCCATGCACACGGCCATTACGTCTGGCTCCGCGCCCGCGCTCAGGTCATCCGCACCTCGAACGGCCCCCGCGTCATCGGCATCGCCATGGACGTAACTGAGCAGCACCGCTTGGCCCAGCGTTATGCAGAAGCCGACCAGCGTCTTGCGGACGCCATCGAAAGCACGTCGGAAGCCTTCGTCCTCTGGGACAAGAATGATCGTCTCGTGATGTGCAACGCCCACTTCCAGCAGGCCTATGGTCTACCCGATAGCGTGCTGGTCGCTGGCACCGAGCGTTCCGTCGTCAACGCCGCCGCCTGCCGCCCCGTGGTGGAACGTCGCGTGGCGGACCCGGATCAATCGGGCCTTTCCCGCACCACCGAAGTTCAGCTTGCCGATGCGCGCTGGCTACAGATCAACGAACGCCGCACCCGTGATGGCGGTCTGGTTTCGGTCGGCACAAACATCACCCTTCTCAAGCGCCACGAAGAGCGTCTGCGCGACTCCGAAAAACGCCTGATGGCGACGATTGGCGATCTCTCCGCCTCCCGCCACAAGCTGGAACGTCAGAAGACCGAGCTGTCCAACGCCAACGCCAATTATCAGGCTGAAAAGGAACGTGCGGAAGCGGCCAATACGGCGAAATCCGAGTTCCTCGCCAATATGAGCCACGAACTGCGCACTCCGCTGAACGCCATTCTCGGCTTCTCCGAAATTCTGCTTGCGGAAATGTTCGGCCCCGTCGGTTCATCGAAATACAGCGAATATGCCCGCGACATTCACGATAGCGGCAAGCACCTGCTTAACGTCATCAACGACATTCTCGATATGTCCAAGATCGAAGCCGGGCACATGCGCATCAATCGCGAAAAGGTCGATCTCGCACCACTGGTCGAGGAAACGCTTCGCCTCACCGCCATTCAGGCCGCTCAGAAAAACATCGCCATCCAGCAGCGTGTCTGCCGCGACATGCACATGACCGGCGACCGCCGCGCCATGAAGCAGATCATGCTCAACCTGCTTTCGAACGCAGTAAAGTTCACAGGCGATGGCGGACGTGTCGAACTTCGCACCCATATTCACCAGAAGGGTTTGATGCTGACCATCGCCGATACCGGCATCGGCATCCCCTCAGCCAACATCAACAGAATCGGCCAGCCTTTCGAGCAGGTTCAGAGCCAGTACGCCAAGAGCCAGGGTGGCTCCGGCCTCGGCCTCGCCATCTCCCGCTCACTGGTCAAACTGCACGGCGGCACCATGAAAATCCGCTCCTGCGTCGGCAAGGGCACTGTGGTCACCCTGTTCATTCCGAACACGGAAACCGCCTGA